CCAGTTGGGAGAGCCCAGTATTCATTTCTTAAACCACGAAGGTGGAGACATTGAGGATGCAATTCAATATAACGCAGGTGCACTCTTTTTAAAACGTTGCTGCGAAAGTATGGAAATAAAATTTACTGTTACGGAATTAAAGAAATCTGAATCCTCTAATAAGAAAATATCAGTAAAATGGGAAAATGAAATTTTTTTGAAACTTACCATACTGGCAGCGGCGCCTATTGAAGGAACGGTCTCCGCTCTGATTTTTTATGAGCAAGACGGTAAAGCCTGTTTAAGTACTATTGATTTGAAAACTGGCTCTTTACTCAAGACAACCCATCTTAAAGATTTTAAGTTCGAGCGCTTTACAAAGTATTATCTGCAAGGATTTGAGACGGCAATTTACCTTACTGATGATAGTACGACGTCTAAACATCAGTATTTGATCAACATAACCGAAAATATTAAGGTAGAGAAACTCCCGCGGGTTAAGAAGAGATACTTTTATGGCAACTACGTCATTGAACAAACAGAAAGTGATTCAATGGAAAGAAATCTTCAAACTGGAAAAAACCGGCCAACACCTAAATTCATCGTATACGGTAATGGTCAAAACTTTATCAGTGCTTTTTTTGATGAAGTGATTCTATACGATGGTGATTTTAAACAACTCGTAAAGATTAAACACAAAGACATTGATTATGGACGTTTTGCAAATTATTTGTCCGATGAAAAATTAATGACCAGCATTGCTAACATAGGTTATGGTGATTGCACAATTACAGTAACTGATTGTTCTCAGAAAAAACCTAATCTTCAGAAATTGAAAGCATCCATCGATGTATTAGATAGTAAATACCTTACGATAGGAAATCAAATATGGCAAATATGTATGTTAACAAAAGACAAAAAAGTAAGTCTGATGCAGTTAACTATTGACAAACAAGAATCAAAAATACATTTTTACCCTCTTGAAAATTACGCCAAAAATGAAGAAGCCAACAGGCTTGATGAAATGACATGCTTTCAAATAGTTGGTGATCGTCTTTATATAATTATGAAGAATGGAACGATAAAGAATTATTTAATAAACGACGTGAGTTCGACGTAAAAAATAGGGATCGGGCTCTTTAGTTCTGGTCAATAAATTGTATATAGAAAACATAATACAACATATCGTTTTTAGATTCAATTTAGAACGCGATCCCTTTCGCGTTATTTTAAAATGAATTTATAAATCTTTTAAATACTACTATCCGTTCCCATGTTTGAAATCTTCTGTGACAAGTTTGGTCAGATCCAAACTCATTCAGAATTGTATGTCACTGACATCCTATTTTCATTCGATAGAGGATCTTCGCCATTACTATTCTTGCAGGAAAACAATCCTTGGAGATTAGATTTGTCTTATCTTTCGGGATTTATGGTGTTATTTTTTTCCAATTTAATATTATTACGTTTTCTAAATACAGTCAGTTTTGAGATCAACTTTTACTGAACTCTATGTTAATTTTATTACAAAACACTGATTCCATGCAAAATATTAGATACTTTATTATAAATTATGAGTAGTAGAAAGTTTGAGTCGTTTGATTATTACCGTTTCTAAAAAAGCGTCAGAATTTTTCGGATTACTTTTTGAATCTATTATCTAAAAGAACATGCAAAATTTATTTTATAGATGGAAAACATACTAAAATTAGATTTGGAATTTAAACGTAGTATATTAAAAATGAATTATACTGAAATTTTTCCGGTACCTTCAAAGATGAAAGATAAAAATCTAACCCATGCAGAATTTATACTTACGGAAATAATCAAATAAGATGAATCAAAACGAATCGATTCGACATTCTATACTTTATGTGACCGATCCTCTTTGTCCCTGGTGTTATGGCTTTGGTTCTGTTATGGAAAAGATAAGGGAAGAATACAAAAATAAAATCCGGTTTTCTCTTGTGTTAGGAGGTTTACGTTTTCAAGAAGGTGCAGAACTTTTAACGCCGGAGTTGGCTAGAATTTTAAAACACGAATGGAAAGACGCGGAATTTACAACAAAACAACCGTTTTCATTGGGGTTTTTAGAAAAAATGGATTTTCGATACGATTCCTTTCCCGCTTGTAAAGCAGTAATCAGTGCTCAAAAAATAAGACCAGAAATCGCATTCGAATATTTGAATGTACTTTCTAAATCCTTTTATTTAGAAAATCAAGATCCGACTTCCATTGAAACTTTTGTAAAACTATCAGAAAAGTTCGGAATTACTGCTCAAGAATTCCGATCTGTATTTGAAGACAAGGATACGGATCTGGAAACTAGAAACGACTTCTACTATGGTTTTTCTTTGGGAGTAAGTGTATTTCCAAGTCTTGTATTTTCGGACGGAATTGAAAATGGAATTTTGACGAGGGGTTATTGTACACTGGAACAAGTAGATTCTATTCTTAAGGAATACTTTAGAGCGGTTGGGATCTAAGATTTTATTTTTCAAGGATTCCGTTTTTTTAACAACTCAATTGTAATAACTCCCATAAACCTATATTTCACAGTGTAACTTTCAAGATTCATAATTTTACTGCACAAAGTAAAATTCAGAGGCCAAAGACAAAATATCGTATTATGTTTCTTTCATGCAATTTATTGACTGGAGCTAAAGGGCGAGGTCTGGTTGCCATGGGCAACCGGATTCGCATAAACTTTATCGCACAGAATTCATATTATTGAAATGTAATAAAACGGATATTTTATACTTATAGTTCTGGGTAAAATCATACTTGTATTTTTACAAGACTAAAGCGTCTAATTGCTATTGGTGCTCTACAGATTTTGGGCAGAACTAAATAATTAAAAAGAATCCTTGTTTAGTCTTTAAAAAGTTCTTTGGAAAATTCAAGATAATCCGAAGAGTTCTTTCCAAATTTGAACTCAGCGTATAAAAGTCCGTGTTTTTTTCGGAGAATGTCGTATTTCTCTCGAGAGATGTCGTCTCGATTTTTTTTAGAAAGTCGATAAGCTCTTTCGTAACAATTGGCCAGAAAACCTTGAGCTTCTGGATCTTCGTAGTATTTATTTCCGATTTGGATATATCTTTCTAAAATATCCATAGCTTGGAGGAAATTTTTTAAAGCAAGTTGGTGTTTGATGTATTCTCTATAAATGTTGGCTTGTAGATCTCGAAACGTATCCGTATCTTTAACTTTTTGATTTTGAATTCTTTCCAAAAAATTCATGGAAGAAACTAAAAGATGAATAGAGTCGGATCTGGATTTATTTAAGTCTCTGGTAATGGCTCTTTCAAAATTTTCGCGGCGACTTTTTTTTTGCCATTCGTAACGATCCGCTTCGAAGTTTAGGCTATTGAAATCTTTTCGTTTTAGATCCGCTAATTCGTTCGTTTTTCTAAAATGATCTACGGACTTTAAAAAGTTTTCTTTTGCTTTTTCAAAAAGGTTTTTGGAATTTTCTTCGCTTGCGTCGCCTAACAGATCCAGATCTTCAAATTGAAGAAAATCCTTTCCCCAATCGGAATCACCATTGCTTCCATCCGGAATTAAAATTTCGATTTTCTTTTCGTTGGAAGTTGGTTCACTCCAGAGTAATAGAGGAAAAATAAATAAGATCGTAAAAAATCTAAGATAAAAAGAAGAATGTTTCATTGGAGATCTGTTCGAATCTAAAACAAGTCTAGAAATCGACTTTGAAAAAAAATATCTAAGGTCAATTTAGGATTGGTTTGAAATTTGCGTCATCAAAAAATTAGATTCAAAATAAACGAGAAAGAGTAATGAAATGAAAGAAGTTTCTGTTCCAGCAATCAAAAGAATCGCGTTGATCGCCCATGACAATCGTAAAGAAGATTTAGTAAACTGGGTAAAAACTCATAGGGAAATACTTTCAAAACATCAGCTATATGGAACTGGAACGACTGGAAAATTAATAAGCGAAGAGACCGAACTTCCGGTTTACAGATTTCTTTCCGGGCCGTTGGGAGGAGATCAGCAAATCGGTGCTAAGATTGCTGAAGGTGATTTAGATATAGTAATTTTTTTCTGGGATCCATTAACGGCCCAACCTCATGATCCGGATGTAAAGGCTTTGCTAAGAATTGCGGTTCTATACAACGTTCCTATGGCCTGTAATCGATCCACTGCCGATTATATGATCAGTTCTCCTCAATTTACAAAAACTTATAAAAAGATTCTTTTGAGCTACAATACCAAAGTGAAAAAGGACTGATTAAAATAAAAATTTTATCCAAAAGAAAATTTGAATATAGTAGGTTTAAAAAAAAACAGATGCAGAATTTCTAAAATGTTTATATTTACGGTATCGGTTATTGTAAACTATCTCAAAGATACATTATCTTTGCCTGTTATTCGGACGTATGAAAATAATAATACGTTGAGCTTGTTTAACGTGAGCAGGGTGTAGAAAAATCAGGGCGAATCCGACTGGCTGTAGTAGCCAGTCGGACCGGGCTCTCAGCTTGGGTCAATAAATTACATGCAAGAAACGTTATATAAAATATCATCTTCAGTTGTAATTTATTGACCTCGCATCGATCCCTTTCGCGTTATGTCAAATTCACGATTGTAAAAAACTGAAAATGTAGGAACTTCTTTAAAAAAGCCAACAATCCGGGTTAAATACATTTGAAAACTTTCATATCATTGGTATAAAATCGCCTATTCAATTTAGAGCCTGCCTCAAAACACCGTTTCAATGCAAAATATGGGTGTTTTATTATATAATTTTAAATAAATGTAGCGTAATCAAGTGATCAAAATGTTTGAGTTAAATGCCAATTTGTTTAAAAAATATTTGGGTAAAGAATGGAGTTTTGTTGAAAAATTAATTTTCTTCCTTAACTTTTTCATTACTAATCTCTATAAAATCGAGTGCCGTTAATTTTATCACAAAACACTGATTCTATGTAAAATATTAGGTACTTTATTATATAGTTATGAGTAAGACGAATGAATCATGTCATTATTTTAATGTTGGATATGAAATTCTCAATAACTCTAATATAAAAGAATGATTTATGAATTTTAAGAATTCGCTTTCCATGTCGATCCAAAACATATTTTGCATTTTAAAAAGCCGCTCAAAGCCGACTTATCCTTTGCGATTTTCGGAAGGAGCCGTAACTACTATTCAAACTCATCTTGTAAAACGGCCTGAAACTGCATTTCAAGTAAAGTTAGAAAGAGAAAAAGAACATACAAGAGTTCAAGTAGGTTATGATCGAAAAAAAGGGATAAAAACCATACACTCTTACCCGATCGAACTGGACATTGCAAAAGAGGATGAGATCTGTTTGGAAGGATCCATGATCGACTGGGATTCTGAAAAACATGAATTTAAAATTTATCCGGACGTGAATTTGGAGATAGAATATAATGTTATTCTAAATTATTTTGAGATAAGAATCGATCGAGACGTATTCGAAAATGATAAAGTTAGAGTTTATACAAAAACTACTGGATTTCCGAGCTGGTTTCCCGTCCGAGAAAATATATTAGAAATCAATAAAGTAACAATCAAAGGAAGAATTTGGAAATTGAACCTAACAAATCGATACCAGTCTGAGGAAATTCTAAAAATTGAAAGTTCAATAGCCGACGAAGTATTGGATTATTTCAGCGATTTTCCTAGGCGTCAAGGTTAACGTTTCCAGAATACCCTATCTCCTTCCGAAATCGTTTTTAAACCGTTAATTCCATTTTCGGGAACGGCCCTGGAAAGAAAATAATCGATTTC
This genomic window from Leptospira kirschneri serovar Cynopteri str. 3522 CT contains:
- a CDS encoding WGR domain-containing protein gives rise to the protein MKYYLTYKDDKSDKFWNIEVSGKSFTVTYGKTGTAGNPQTKTFNTEEKCLKEAEKLLSEKLKKGYVENTTTSRKNESKNSNTDYFNEWEAIVNAKDIHKALMNHFSYLADSSGFEKFPEIFFKEAKSALCTKEQLAIKFKSGEILKAYPPETKVPAKYPESYRKLLSTHRLLELEKAQLKLGEHGQFEVEWLEEIDSELLEITDAKNVICPLWDYSDCWLYHPKTKNQLGEPSIHFLNHEGGDIEDAIQYNAGALFLKRCCESMEIKFTVTELKKSESSNKKISVKWENEIFLKLTILAAAPIEGTVSALIFYEQDGKACLSTIDLKTGSLLKTTHLKDFKFERFTKYYLQGFETAIYLTDDSTTSKHQYLINITENIKVEKLPRVKKRYFYGNYVIEQTESDSMERNLQTGKNRPTPKFIVYGNGQNFISAFFDEVILYDGDFKQLVKIKHKDIDYGRFANYLSDEKLMTSIANIGYGDCTITVTDCSQKKPNLQKLKASIDVLDSKYLTIGNQIWQICMLTKDKKVSLMQLTIDKQESKIHFYPLENYAKNEEANRLDEMTCFQIVGDRLYIIMKNGTIKNYLINDVSST
- a CDS encoding FcpA-related putative periplasmic flagellar protein, whose amino-acid sequence is MKHSSFYLRFFTILFIFPLLLWSEPTSNEKKIEILIPDGSNGDSDWGKDFLQFEDLDLLGDASEENSKNLFEKAKENFLKSVDHFRKTNELADLKRKDFNSLNFEADRYEWQKKSRRENFERAITRDLNKSRSDSIHLLVSSMNFLERIQNQKVKDTDTFRDLQANIYREYIKHQLALKNFLQAMDILERYIQIGNKYYEDPEAQGFLANCYERAYRLSKKNRDDISREKYDILRKKHGLLYAEFKFGKNSSDYLEFSKELFKD
- a CDS encoding methylglyoxal synthase; the encoded protein is MKEVSVPAIKRIALIAHDNRKEDLVNWVKTHREILSKHQLYGTGTTGKLISEETELPVYRFLSGPLGGDQQIGAKIAEGDLDIVIFFWDPLTAQPHDPDVKALLRIAVLYNVPMACNRSTADYMISSPQFTKTYKKILLSYNTKVKKD
- a CDS encoding DsbA family protein codes for the protein MNQNESIRHSILYVTDPLCPWCYGFGSVMEKIREEYKNKIRFSLVLGGLRFQEGAELLTPELARILKHEWKDAEFTTKQPFSLGFLEKMDFRYDSFPACKAVISAQKIRPEIAFEYLNVLSKSFYLENQDPTSIETFVKLSEKFGITAQEFRSVFEDKDTDLETRNDFYYGFSLGVSVFPSLVFSDGIENGILTRGYCTLEQVDSILKEYFRAVGI